One window from the genome of Cricetulus griseus strain 17A/GY chromosome 2, alternate assembly CriGri-PICRH-1.0, whole genome shotgun sequence encodes:
- the Slc35a1 gene encoding CMP-sialic acid transporter, producing the protein MAQARENVSLFFKLYCLAVMTLVAAAYTVALRYTRTTAKELYFSTTAVCVTEVIKLLISVGLLAKETGSLGRFKASLSENVLGSPKELMKLSVPSLVYAVQNNMAFLALSNLDAAVYQVTYQLKIPCTALCTVLMLNRTLSKLQWVSVFMLCGGVILVQWKPAQATKVVVEQSPLLGFGAIAIAVLCSGFAGVYFEKVLKSSDTSLWVRNIQMYLSGIVVTLVGTYLSDGAEIKEKGFFYGYTYYVWFVIFLASVGGLYTSVVVKYTDNIMKGFSAAAAIVLSTIASVMLFGLQITLSFAMGALLVCISIYLYGLPRQDTTCIQQEATSKERVIGV; encoded by the exons ATGGCTCAGGCGAGAG AAAATGTCAGTTTATTCTTCAAGCTATACTGCTTGGCAGTGATGACTCTGGTGGCTGCAGCTTATACCGTAGCTTTAAGATACACAAGGACAACAGCTAAAGAACTCTACTTTTCAACCACAGCCGTGTGTGTCACAGAAGTTATAAAGTTACTGATAAGTGTTGGACTTTTAGCTAA agaaaCTGGAAGTTTGGGTAGATTTAAGGCATCTTTAAGTGAAAACGTCTTGGGGAGCCCCAAGGAACTGATGAAGTTAAGTGTGCCATCACTGGTGTATGCTGTTCAGAATAACATGGCTTTCCTAGCTCTTAGTAATTTGGATGCAGCAGTATACCAG GTTACCTATCAACTGAAGATTCCCTGTACTGCTTTATGTACCGTTTTAATGTTAAATCGAACACTCAGCAAATTACAGTGGGTTTCAGTTTTTATGCTGTGTGGTGGGGTCATACTTGTACAATGGAAACCAGCACAAGCTACAAAAGTTGTG GTAGAGCAGAGTCCATTATTAGGCTTTGGTGCAATAGCTATTGCTGTATTGTGCTCTGGATTTGCAG GAGTTTATtttgaaaaagttttaaagagttcAGATACTTCCCTTTGGGTGAGAAACATTCAAATGTATCTGTCAGGGATCGTGGTGACGTTAGTTGGTACCTACTTATCAGATGGagctgaaataaaagaaaaaggatttttCTATGGTTACACGTATTATGTCTGGTTTGTCATCT TCCTTGCTAGTGTTGGAGGCCTCTACACTTCTGTTGTGGTCAAGTACACAGACAACATCATGAAAGGCTTCTCAGCAGCTGCAGCCATTGTTCTTTCTACCATTGCTTCAGTGATGCTGTTTGGATTACAGATAA caCTTTCCTTTGCAATGGGAGCTCTTCTTGTATGCATTTCCATATATCTCTATGGGTTACCCAGGCAAGACACTACCTGCATTCAACAAGAAGCAACTTCAAAAGAAAGAGTCATTGGTGTGTGA